A stretch of the Bombyx mori chromosome 12, ASM3026992v2 genome encodes the following:
- the LOC778469 gene encoding arginine/serine-rich splicing factor 7, which produces MSRYGDCKVYVGDLGNNASKPELEDAFSYYGPLRNVWVARNPPGFAFVEFEDPRDAEDAVRGLDGRTICGRRARVEMSNGGRGYGSRGPPPRSRLPPRPYDDRCYDCGDRGHYARDCSRRRRRSRSRSRRRSRSRSPRSGSRSRSRSRSRSRSRSKARSMSRSRSRSPSKDSKKSN; this is translated from the exons ATGTCACGCTATGGTGACTGCAAAGTTTATGTTGGAGATTTGGGGAATAATGCTAGTAAACCTGAACTTGAAGATGCCTTTTCATATTATGGTCCACTGAGGAATGTGTGGGTTGCAAGAAATCCTCCAGGCTTCGCATTTGTTGAATTCGAAGATCCACGGGATGCTGAAGACGCA GTACGTGGTTTGGATGGACGGACGATTTGCGGTCGTAGAGCCCGTGTAGAAATGTCTAATGGGGGTCGCGGTTATGGCAGCCGGGGTCCACCACCTCGTTCGCGTCTGCCTCCTCGGCCGTATGATGATCGTTGTTACGACTGCGGCGACAGAGGACACTACGCTCGTGACTGTTCACGTCGTCGGCGACGCAG TCGTTCGAGGTCCCGCAGGCGTAGCCGATCCCGCTCTCCAAGGTCTGGATCTCGATCCCGCAGCCGCTCTCGCTCACGCTCTCGTTCCCGTTCGAAGGCACGTTCTATGTCGCGTTCTCGATCACGGTCGCCGTCTAAAGATTCCAAGAAATCTAATTAG
- the LOC778469 gene encoding arginine/serine-rich splicing factor 7 isoform X1: protein MSRYGDCKVYVGDLGNNASKPELEDAFSYYGPLRNVWVARNPPGFAFVEFEDPRDAEDAVRGLDGRTICGRRARVEMSNGGRGYGSRGPPPRSRLPPRPYDDRCYDCGDRGHYARDCSRRRRRRLSLGCAPRTNSSVSALLIICAT, encoded by the exons ATGTCACGCTATGGTGACTGCAAAGTTTATGTTGGAGATTTGGGGAATAATGCTAGTAAACCTGAACTTGAAGATGCCTTTTCATATTATGGTCCACTGAGGAATGTGTGGGTTGCAAGAAATCCTCCAGGCTTCGCATTTGTTGAATTCGAAGATCCACGGGATGCTGAAGACGCA GTACGTGGTTTGGATGGACGGACGATTTGCGGTCGTAGAGCCCGTGTAGAAATGTCTAATGGGGGTCGCGGTTATGGCAGCCGGGGTCCACCACCTCGTTCGCGTCTGCCTCCTCGGCCGTATGATGATCGTTGTTACGACTGCGGCGACAGAGGACACTACGCTCGTGACTGTTCACGTCGTCGGCGACGCAG GTTATCATTGGGTTGTGCGCCGAGAACGAACTCGTCAGTGTCTGCACTTCTTATTATCTGCGCTACGTAG